AGCAACAACAGGTGCACAAAGACGCTGGTCAGAAAACCAAGCTGAATCGATTTCTGCACATTCTGGCTGACCACATTGTGCAGCAAGATGGCCAACGCCAACGTTACCACGGGGACCGCGATCGCATAGGTCCAAGCGTTGTGAACCAAACGTGGATCGTCAAACCTTAGCTGGGTAAAGACGATATACAAAATCAGCGCCGCCACGCTGACCAGGGCCACGTCCAGTGGCCACATCCGGGATGAACCACCGTCCACCGGATCATCGCTGAATCCCAAACCGTCATCGGTCACTCGGCAGGCCCCTCACGCGTGGTCACGCTATAGTCAGCAACGCCGGTGGAATTGCAAACATCCATCACGCTGACGACCGGTTGAAAGCTGGCTTCACGATCCGCCCGGATGACCACCGACTGATCGGCCGGATTGTCGGCCACCGCTTTGACCAACAACTGTTCCAGGGTCACCAAATCGGTCGGTTCCCCCCGCATAAAAACTTGGCCCGACGAATCGACATCAATGATGATTTCCCGAGGCCGACTGATCATCGGCGTCGCACTGGTCGCGGTCGGCAGGACGATGTCCAAGCGACGTTCTTCGTCCTCAAATTCGCTGGTCACCAGGAAGAAAATCAGCAACAGAAAAACGACGTCAATCAACGGCGTCAAACTGAGCGTCCCGGCGGCCGACGATTTCTTGATCTTTACCGCCACAGCACCTATCCCGCTTGGATCCCACCGCGTGACTTGGTCTTCGTGCGACCAGCCACAGAACCGGTTGTGACCTGGG
The Crateriforma spongiae DNA segment above includes these coding regions:
- a CDS encoding ExbD/TolR family protein, with protein sequence MAVKIKKSSAAGTLSLTPLIDVVFLLLIFFLVTSEFEDEERRLDIVLPTATSATPMISRPREIIIDVDSSGQVFMRGEPTDLVTLEQLLVKAVADNPADQSVVIRADREASFQPVVSVMDVCNSTGVADYSVTTREGPAE